The Chitinophaga caeni genome segment AATGCGATGATTGCTGTTAGCATCAATATCAAACTTCATTTCAATACCATCCCAAAACAAAGTTGCTCCTCGGCCATGGAATCTATAATTAATAACTTCATTATTAATTTCTAAACTCCCAATTTTGGGAAAAGCCCTTCCTGATTCGTTATATGGAATATCCTTAAGTTCAAATTTTTGCACCAAAAAATCATTGAACAAATGGATTCTATTCGCATACTCAAAAAGTACTTCCTCAAAAAAAAGACTATCAAAAATCATCCTTAATTTCTATTTTAAATTCTCCATTTATTATATACGCCATTTTATCTTTATAAGATTTCGTTGCTTCCTCTACAGATAAAAGGGTTACATCTACACTTTTCTCCAAGTCAGAAAATGCTTTTAAGCGGTTATGATCATCTAGTATGTAGGTCTTTCCTGCATATTCAACCGCATAAATTGGGTCTGCTAACAACTTTTTCAAACCTTCACCTCCCCCTGTTATCACCTGCTTGAACTTCTCAACCTGGAATAAAGCACCTTCTTCCATAGTTATAAATTTCCGAATCCGACTAGCGCCATAATTTACTAGGTGACTGTATCCCGCATTTTGAACACCAATAGTACCACTTTCATCTAAAAGCTCTGCTCCAAATCGGCCTGCTGCTGCAATAGTGGGAGTATATCTATAATATTGTATAGCCGCACTATAAATCCAAGTTCCTGAACCAATTAAAGCTCTTGCTATCATACCTACAGCAACAGTAGTGGTAGCTCCCAAAGTAACTTTACCCATCCCCTCTGCCAGATCATGCATGTTCTGCCCTGGTCTAAACGCCTGCCACTCATTGTCTTTCCACCAATAGAAATGGTAAGACTGAGCTCCCTTCATTATACCCACGTTGATTATGTACGGCTGAGCAAATATCCAATTTCTATCTAACAAAAATCTCTCTCCATGCTCAAATACCGTCCTCTGGCCCTGTCGGTTTACATCCATGACATTACCCGTAGGCTCCATGCCATCCAGATCAATTGCATTTATGGTTGTATTTCCTGCAAAATGATATGGAGAATAGAATGCATACAAGCTCGTTAATGGATCAACGCTCAAGAACCTCCCCAACCTCGGATCATACACCCGCATCCCGCAATCCTGCTGGTTCCCTTCTCTTTTCACCTCGTTATCATTCTCCTTCCCGTTAAACCCAAATCGGTAGCCAAATCAGCGTTACGCCAGTTATATTACAAACTCACAATTCAATTAAACACACTAAAATATATCTAGTAAGACTCATCGGTAGTTTCGCCTATAAAATCTGAATGTCCAAATACCCACCCTTTACCTTTCTCAGACGATATAAAGTACCAAATCCATTTTCTACCACCAAATGTATAGGCCATTGAACTAGCATCAAGATAACTAATTTGCGAACCGGCGGACAAATGTCCAATTATAGAAGAATTAGTATCCGGGCTAGAATATATATCGATATCGCGGTATACACTCAATGGAATACTTGTCTCATTATCAGAATTGACTGAATTATACGAAATACCTGGGAAACCCTGCAACAGCTCTTTGAGTAATTTAGAAGCCTCCAATTGAATATATTTACGAACGTCGATGGAATCCTTTAGAAGTTCTATAAAATCACTTGACTTCCTTTTCCGCATTCTGTACGCTTCACCAGAAAAAAGAACTGTAATCAGCTCCATATCATCATATCCTGTTTTCTGCAAAACATATTTTCCGGAATCAACAAAATAAAACTCGGAGAAGCCGAACGCCTTTCCTCCATCTTCAAAGAGCGTATATACAATTTTTAGCGGCACATTCTCATTTCTATACAAAGAAATCCACATAGTATCGTAATTATCGCCTAATAAAAGATACTTTCTATCAATTATAGAATTATCAAGTTCCTTTTCTACAGAATCTATCAAAGCGTCAACAAAAAATACTGTATCCATGGAAATTCCTGTAGATACTCGTACCACAGGTACACCGACTAACATACTTGAATCCTGTTCTATTGAATTGACCTTCTCTTCAGTATTGGCTACATTACATGCAAATAAAAGCACCAAGAAAAATAAAAATCTATTCATATATCATGCTATTTGTCTATTGAAACTTCATCTAAATGTACTTCTTTGTTACTTTTTTCGTCCTGATAAACTTCTGTCTCACCTTTGTAACTATAAGGACTGTCATAGCTGGCTTTCCAGCAGAGGCATCATTTATATTGTCTATCGAATTTGCACCCTCATCCTTTGAAAAACTTTTAGTGGGAAATGGATGAGCTGTACCAAACTCAACTTTATTAGTTGCTAAAATCCTAGAAGCGGTATTTTTCTGGATAAGCTTCTCTAAAGCGAAAATTGAGCGACAAAGATACGGAAGCTTCAATTAGAAAAAGCATCAACCCCATAACCCAACACCACAAAGGATTATAGGCAACAAAAAATCTTGCTGACGTACTGTGTACCACAACCTCCTTTTCGGTTTTTTTTCGTTTCGGTTTTTATGGTTTTCGGGGCTTCATTTTGGGGTGGTTTTGCCTCCTCCAAAATCGGTAAAATTCAATCGGTTCGGGGAAAGGAAGAAAAGAGAGAAAAAAGGACGATTTGAACCTTAAAAATAAGAAAAGAAGCTGTCTCATAAATATTGAGGCAGCTTCTTTATTATTTATTTTACATTATTTGCCCATTCTGATAATGATCACCAAATCTTTCTATTATAAATTGTATCATTATTGTGCAGAAATAAAAATTCCATATTCTTTATTTTATATTTATTAAGGTAATTGGTAAAATCTGTCATGGAGTCATTAGATACATCTGTAGTTTTATTTTTCAGTCCTACATAAGCTGTAATAAATCGTATATCTCCTTCACTCCACTTATTCAAAATTACATAATCCACTTTATATCTTTTTGAAACTAAGGATTCAAAATCAGGGTCATCAAAATTACACCCTCTTTGTATTTCATTTCCTGTTAAATCATATAACCTCCAGTCACCTTTTGGGATACCATTTTTATAAACAAAATAGCTAGACATAATTCCATTTTGATAATAATATTGAACTTTACCACTCAACAACCGACCTAACGAATCATAACTTTTATTATCCTTTATATGAATTTCAGGATCTTTAAAAATTTGAGTGCACGAATGAAATAAAATAAACAACGACAATACAATATAATTCTTCATAGTACAAGATATTTTCTTGATTTAATGTTCGCGATTATACAATTTAAAGCCCATCATTATTGAATATTTATCCCTGGGCTCATCTCCTACCCCTGTTGTTGTTGTACCGTTCATGGTATCTTGATTATCATCTGATTTTTGCAATAAATATTTTTCACTAAATCCATACAATCGTCCCCAGTATCTATAACTTATATTACCATAATCATCATAGCGTCTTAACGTACCTCCCCAAAGTGTCCATTCTCCAATATAAGTTACTGCAAATACCGGAACATCAGAAGTATTCGACCTCTTAGTACTCTTAGTATCATATGGTCCGTTATCTGTAACCTGCGTATAAAACCAATACTTCCAAGGCCCCGTTTTAGTAGGTAAGAAATGGCTATTCCCATCTCTTAATACTTTCATAAATGTACCAGTCATATCATAAAGGTCTGCTTCAAAAACTGGCTGGCCAGCAAGAGTACCTCCTTTGCCTGTTTCTGCATTAAAACTTAATGGGTGATTTGATGGCAAAGACTTACCGGTAATTCCTTTCTTTACACTAGGATCTTTCACTTTGCTACCAACTTCATATAGAAGCACACGAGCTGTCGCCCAAGGATCTTTAGCATTATAATTGCTAGCTAATTCATTAACTGTATAAATGATATTTCTTGGATCTCCCCCTTTTTTTGTGAAGGCATTTAATTTCCAACCTGAGTTTTGCGTATATAATACTGTATCATTCCCTAATCGATCAGTAATCCCAATAGGGTTATTTGCAAAAGTGGCATATGATGACTCATATCTCTTTAATATAGGATCAATATTCCATCTCCTTCCTATCCTCGGATCATATTCCCAAAACGGTGCTGTATAATGATTTCCGGAGCCGGATATTTCGTCAACTTTCTCCTGGCCATTCATCCCGAAACGATACCCCCCACCATTAAATACCCTTCCCGGCATCTGCATACCGAAAGGGTAATAATCCGTCGCGCTCAACAGCTCAGCATCATAATAATCGACCGTAGATCCACTACCGCGGGCGAGCTTCTTATTCGAAATGACCGCCAACACGTTACCGAGATGGTTCGTTAACTCGAATTGCTTATTACCCAACGTATTCCAGCTCGTACTTACCGTGCCACCGCTGCCGAGTTTCACACCCGGCCGGAACAGGCCCAGGCGCGAGCTCCCGTAAAGGTGTTGCTCCTGCCAGTAAACGCCGGACGGGTCTGACGCCGTATTACCGTAAACCGCCAGGGTATTACCGCTTGCGTCCCTAACGTACCAGGTTCGTGTACGGTGCCGCCGGCTTCCGTGTATTTTTTAAATATACGGTTACCCGCCACATCGTAAGCGTATTCCAAAGAACTTCCGTCTTGCTTGGCAATGCGTTTGATCTTGCCGTAAACCGTCCAGTCGATGTTCGTGATTTTGCCGGCAATGTCGCTTACAATATTACCGATTTTATCGTAATTGTAGTTGTCTGCGGAGCTTTGATTGTCGATATCTTCCGTGTAGTGTCTTTTTATGCCAAGGGGATGAGCGTATCTGACATAGAAGAGCAAATAAGGGAAACCTATAAATTTGACGTTTCCACGGCCACTATCAGCCGCATCACCAGCCGTGTGACTGAAGATATTGTCGCCTGGCAAAACCGACCGTTAGAACCAGTTTATCTCATCGTTTGGATGGATGGCATTGTGTTTAAGGTACGGGAGAACAGCAAAGTAGTGAATAATTGTCTTTAGATGCCATTTTAGTTCCCCCTGATTTAAAGAAAGCATTCAATTCAGTGGAATAAGTCTTTGTAAGCGCTTGAACTTCTTTAAAACTCAACTGTCCTACCCCTTAGCAGCTTCCTAATTCTTCCTCTGTTATTACCTCACAATACTCTTGCAAACTTTTTAATTCATCTTCTGTTAAGTGATCTAAGCCAAATGTGAAAACATATTCCCCGTCCTCAGATTCATAAACAAAATTATTGGTAAAATCTTGGTCTCCACTTAAATCAAAATTAAAATATTCTCCTTTAAACATTAGTTCTATTGACCTATTTTCAAAAACATATTTCACAAAACTTTTAGTAATAAGTACATTACAATAATTCAAGTAATCGAAAAAATTCAATCGGATACCTACAATAGTTTTGTCATTTTTTCTTAGCCAATCAAAGAAGCCAATAAAACCTTCATTGCTTTTGGAAGTTGAGTCAATTTTATACAATTTATTTTTGAGTATAATAATATCATTAATGTAAATTGATTTGCAGAGAAATAATTTAAATGTATTTTCTATAAATAAAATCAGGAGCATATTTATTTACTTTGATAAGTGATCTAATATTTGTGCACGAATTGCTTGTGTTCCTCTTGGATTTGGAACTCTATTAATTAATTCACGATAAGCTTGTATCGTTTCTTTTGTAAGCCCCTCTGGCAACTCGACATTCTTAATATTTTCAAGAACGGCTTGTGCTCCTTTCTCATTTGTTCCAAAAAGTTGTCTTAATCTTGCAGCGTTCTCTCCCCCAACCATAGTTCTTAATTCTCCTGTAGTTTTACTAGCTGCATTACCCCCTTAGCGGCTGCTGTTTCTGATTCTACGTTTTGAAGCGTCGTTGAAACATTCTAACCCTTAATCCTTAGCATTCCAAATGCCTTATGTAATATTCCAACTGTAGCCAAGTCAACCAACGCATCTTTCATTTTCTCAGATTGAATAACCTTCCCTTCTTCCGTAGTTGCGGGATTGTGATCCAAAGCTCCATATATTGAAGTTGCAAATGCAAATTTACTTACAGCATTGGTGACGGTTCCTCCGGTTAAATAGAAATCTAATGCAACTAAAGCAGCGACGCCATAAAAGATTCCTTGTCTGGTACCTAGCTTGAGCGCCCCTTTTGCTCCTTCGGTTGAAAAAACATAAGCATTTTTAGGTATTGGGTGCCTAAGTGCATCGGAAGGCATGCTTAAATGCCCACCGGGGGTCAAATAAGCACTTTCGCCACCATCTAAGTCAATACACTCGATAGGCCTGTTACTCGCGAATTGATAAGGCGTTAATTCAGGATAATCTTTCGCCAACGGATCCACAGACAGAAAGCGCCCTATCCTCGGATCATACACCCGCATACCATAATCCTGCTGATTTCCCTCCCCCCTTCACCTCGTTATCATTCCCCTTCCCATTAAACCCATACCTATACCCACCACCATTAAACACCCTACCCGGCATCGGCATTCCGAAAGGGTAATAATCCGTCGCGCTCAACAAATCTACATCATAATACGCAACCGTCATACCATCACTTTCATAAACCGGGATGCGCTTATCGCTGATCGTGGCTAACACGTTGCCCGATGGCTCCCGGAGGTACCAGGTCGTCTTCGTGGCCTCGCCCGGCGGCGTGAAGGCTTTCGATACCCGCTGGCCACTGGCGGCGTAGCGGTAATCGAGGATGCCGCCACCCGATTTCGTGATCTGGCCGATCTTGCCGTACACCGCACACCGTCCAGCCGATCTTGTCGATGCCGCCGGAAAAATCCTTGACAAGGTTGCCCACGCGGTTGTAGACGCAGGCGTCGCGGGCCACCGCGCCTCCCCATTCCGGAAGACTCCTTCAGGTAATGCCCGTTCACATCTTCAGCTAACCCTGCAAGGTGTAGGCATAATCGATCCCCTGTAGCTACCTATTGAGAGAAAACGAACAGCCTGACCTTTTAAAAGACACAGCTATGCTCAAACGGTTCCGGGTAATTCGAAATATCTTTCTCGATCTGTATTGGATCTCAGTAAAATGACTATTGGCTCACACATCATGCTACTGCGCA includes the following:
- a CDS encoding polymorphic toxin type 44 domain-containing protein, translating into MKLGSGGTVSTSWNTLGNKQFELTNHLGNVLAVISNKKLARGSGSTVDYYDAELLSATDYYPFGMQMPGRVFNGGGYRFGMNGQEKVDEISGSGNHYTAPFWEYDPRIGRRWNIDPILKRYESSYATFANNPIGITDRLGNDTVLYTQNSGWKLNAFTKKGGDPRNIIYTVNELASNYNAKDPWATARVLLYEVGSKVKDPSVKKGITGKSLPSNHPLSFNAETGKGGTLAGQPVFEADLYDMTGTFMKVLRDGNSHFLPTKTGPWKYWFYTQVTDNGPYDTKSTKRSNTSDVPVFAVTYIGEWTLWGGTLRRYDDYGNISYRYWGRLYGFSEKYLLQKSDDNQDTMNGTTTTGVGDEPRDKYSIMMGFKLYNREH
- a CDS encoding RHS repeat-associated core domain-containing protein codes for the protein MRVYDPRIGRFLSVDPLAKDYPELTPYQFASNRPIECIDLDGGESAYLTPGGHLSMPSDALRHPIPKNAYVFSTEGAKGALKLGTRQGIFYGVAALVALDFYLTGGTVTNAVSKFAFATSIYGALDHNPATTEEGKVIQSEKMKDALVDLATVGILHKAFGMLRIKG
- a CDS encoding DUF6896 domain-containing protein, yielding MIFDSLFFEEVLFEYANRIHLFNDFLVQKFELKDIPYNESGRAFPKIGSLEINNEVINYRFHGRGATLFWDGIEMKFDIDANSNHRIITSSWPYLTFLSGYVNNFDKSRYPFSLIDQVLVSFEEKGFLMARKEGESVFHINELWYEKRKLGLEYKGDNNAEIDW
- a CDS encoding SH3 domain-containing protein; translated protein: MNRFLFFLVLLFACNVANTEEKVNSIEQDSSMLVGVPVVRVSTGISMDTVFFVDALIDSVEKELDNSIIDRKYLLLGDNYDTMWISLYRNENVPLKIVYTLFEDGGKAFGFSEFYFVDSGKYVLQKTGYDDMELITVLFSGEAYRMRKRKSSDFIELLKDSIDVRKYIQLEASKLLKELLQGFPGISYNSVNSDNETSIPLSVYRDIDIYSSPDTNSSIIGHLSAGSQISYLDASSMAYTFGGRKWIWYFISSEKGKGWVFGHSDFIGETTDESY
- a CDS encoding transposase, giving the protein MRETYKFDVSTATISRITSRVTEDIVAWQNRPLEPVYLIVWMDGIVFKVRENSKVVNNCL